In the Kribbella sp. NBC_00482 genome, one interval contains:
- a CDS encoding Gfo/Idh/MocA family protein, producing the protein MTLKVAIASFAHTHAGSYAHLLASLPDIDLLSADPDGAGAPDPGPRGAEFSAQFGIPYVDSYDELFAWGPDAVVVTSENSGHRELVERAAAVGAHVLCEKPLATEVADGEAMLAACEAAGTILMVAYPVRFAPSYAQLRANVEAGRLGDVFAILGTNNGKIPYAARQWFTDAKLAGGGALVDHTVHCADLIDGLTGGATATRVYAAANRILHQDKGVEVETGGLVTINYDNGLLATIDCSWSVPDNGPTWGGVSLQVTGTNGSVEIEPFVAHVGGTDAAGEVYLAIGGNLDASLLDTFLDAVRTSGPAQPGQAPAVVPQPDGAVGLRTLKIVDAARRSAASGQAVDV; encoded by the coding sequence ATGACGTTGAAGGTTGCGATCGCTTCGTTCGCACACACCCACGCGGGTTCGTACGCGCACCTGCTCGCGTCGCTGCCCGACATCGACCTCCTGTCCGCCGACCCCGATGGCGCCGGAGCGCCGGACCCCGGCCCGCGCGGGGCCGAGTTCTCCGCGCAGTTCGGCATCCCGTACGTCGACTCGTACGACGAACTGTTCGCCTGGGGACCCGACGCGGTCGTGGTGACGTCCGAGAACTCGGGCCACCGCGAACTGGTCGAGCGCGCCGCCGCCGTCGGTGCGCATGTCCTGTGCGAGAAGCCTCTCGCAACTGAGGTCGCGGACGGCGAGGCCATGCTCGCGGCGTGCGAGGCGGCCGGGACGATCCTGATGGTCGCGTACCCGGTCCGGTTCGCGCCGTCGTACGCGCAACTGCGGGCGAACGTCGAGGCAGGCCGGCTCGGTGACGTGTTCGCGATTCTCGGCACCAACAACGGGAAGATCCCGTACGCCGCCCGCCAGTGGTTCACCGACGCGAAACTCGCGGGTGGGGGAGCGCTGGTCGACCACACCGTGCACTGCGCGGACCTGATCGACGGCCTGACCGGCGGTGCGACCGCCACCCGCGTGTACGCCGCCGCGAACCGGATCCTGCACCAGGACAAGGGCGTGGAGGTGGAGACGGGCGGTCTGGTGACGATCAATTACGACAACGGGCTGCTGGCAACCATCGACTGCTCGTGGAGCGTTCCGGACAACGGTCCGACCTGGGGCGGCGTGTCGCTGCAGGTGACCGGTACCAATGGGTCGGTGGAGATCGAGCCGTTCGTCGCGCACGTCGGCGGCACGGACGCCGCGGGCGAGGTCTACCTCGCGATCGGCGGCAACCTGGACGCGTCGCTGCTCGACACGTTCCTGGACGCCGTCCGCACCTCCGGCCCGGCACAGCCCGGCCAGGCGCCGGCCGTCGTACCGCAGCCGGACGGCGCGGTCGGCCTCCGCACGCTGAAGATCGTCGACGCGGCCCGCCGCTCGGCGGCCTCCGGCCAGGCGGTGGATGTTTAA
- a CDS encoding Gfo/Idh/MocA family protein, which produces MSEELAGLTVGLIGAGNISRIHAESWKAVGARVLVYSLEGAEELAQQYGLEVVPSLDELLAGVEFVDIVTPSATHKEITLAAIKAGKNVICEKPLTLTAADSHEVIDAAAAAGVRLYPAHVVRWFPAYKAAYDAIQAGRIGEVAVARFYRQASSPAGAGWYRDVARSGGVIMDLMVHDLDQARWLCGEVTTVYAVQNPPTVDGVSPVNVAAHVTLTHESGAISHCRATWGATGTTFQTGFSVAGASGVLKFKSDGDTGYKEELQNGAAVGDLLIPESALGESPYLTQLRELAIALRGGPEPRVLGSDGATAVYLAEAARASMESGQPIDMKTFVSTGAVA; this is translated from the coding sequence ATGTCGGAAGAGTTGGCCGGTCTGACCGTCGGTCTGATCGGCGCGGGCAACATCTCGCGCATCCACGCCGAGTCCTGGAAGGCCGTCGGCGCCCGGGTCCTGGTCTATTCACTCGAAGGCGCAGAGGAACTGGCACAGCAGTACGGGCTGGAGGTCGTGCCGTCGCTGGACGAGCTGCTGGCCGGAGTCGAGTTCGTGGACATCGTCACGCCGTCGGCGACCCACAAGGAGATCACGCTCGCCGCGATCAAGGCGGGCAAGAACGTGATCTGCGAGAAGCCGCTGACGCTCACCGCGGCCGACTCGCACGAGGTGATCGACGCGGCCGCGGCGGCCGGTGTCCGGTTGTACCCGGCGCATGTGGTGCGGTGGTTCCCGGCGTACAAGGCGGCGTACGACGCGATTCAGGCCGGACGGATCGGTGAGGTCGCGGTGGCGCGGTTCTACCGCCAGGCGTCGTCGCCGGCCGGTGCGGGCTGGTACCGCGACGTGGCCCGGTCCGGTGGCGTGATCATGGATCTGATGGTGCACGACCTCGACCAGGCGCGCTGGCTGTGCGGCGAGGTCACCACGGTGTACGCCGTACAGAACCCGCCGACCGTCGACGGTGTCAGCCCCGTCAACGTGGCGGCGCACGTGACGCTGACGCACGAGTCCGGTGCGATCAGCCACTGCCGCGCGACCTGGGGAGCGACCGGTACGACGTTCCAGACCGGCTTCTCGGTCGCGGGTGCGAGCGGCGTACTGAAGTTCAAGTCCGACGGCGACACGGGCTACAAGGAAGAGCTGCAGAACGGCGCTGCCGTCGGCGACCTGCTGATCCCCGAGTCGGCGCTCGGCGAGAGCCCGTACCTGACGCAGCTGCGGGAGCTGGCGATCGCCCTGCGGGGTGGACCGGAGCCGCGCGTGCTCGGGTCGGACGGTGCGACCGCGGTGTACCTGGCCGAGGCGGCGCGCGCCTCGATGGAGTCCGGTCAGCCGATCGACATGAAGACCTTCGTCTCGACGGGAGCAGTGGCATGA
- the glgX gene encoding glycogen debranching protein GlgX — MEATAASSAPGQSPATGPRQGAVVQTDGTTFTLWAPAAERVELALIADDGSQRNLDLTHTDEFWTGFVPGVGAGQRYGYRVHGPFDPSHGLRFNPSKLLLDPYARAVDGSLDFTSPLVYDSSDGDSAGHVPVGVVVADSAPPPPISKPVHWGETVIYELHTKGFTKLHPDVPEHQRGTYAGLAHPSVINYLTELGVTSVELLPIHHFLTEPAIAARGLPNYWGYNTLGFFAPHAPFSSSGSRGEQVAEFKAMVAAFHAAGIEVILDVVYNHTAEGGFDGPTLSFRGIDNRTYYRLAHGAAMYDVTGTGNSVDTSHPHVRQLVMDSLRYWVEEMGVDGFRFDLAVTLVRNERHEVDIPDHPFLAEVAADPVLGRVKLIAEPWDVGPFGYQVGNFGPPWSEWNGKFRDSVRDVWRNTSDGVKDLAYRLSGSSDLYGDDGRYPYASINFLTAHDGFTLRDLVSYDHKHNEANHEDNRDGTDDNRSWNCGVEGETDDAGVVALRKQQMANLMSTLILSTGVPMITAGDECGRTQDGNNNAYCQDSEISWFDWSLPSTWSDHLDLTKKLLSLRAAHPALRQWHYFSGQPVVSGGRKDLSWIAPHGGEMTDADWFDGNLRTIGMFLRGDALRATDAEGNALTDSSFLLALNATSETRPVVVPDASWAPAYEVVLDTSNSMVTEVEAGATVPLGPRCLVLLRAL, encoded by the coding sequence ATGGAAGCGACCGCCGCCTCGAGCGCGCCCGGCCAGTCCCCCGCGACCGGTCCGCGTCAGGGAGCAGTGGTCCAGACCGATGGGACCACCTTCACGCTCTGGGCTCCGGCCGCGGAACGGGTCGAGCTCGCGCTGATCGCCGACGACGGCAGCCAGCGCAATCTGGACCTCACGCACACCGATGAGTTCTGGACCGGGTTCGTCCCGGGTGTCGGCGCCGGCCAGCGGTACGGGTACCGCGTGCACGGTCCTTTCGACCCGTCGCACGGCCTGCGCTTCAACCCGTCGAAGCTGCTGCTCGACCCGTACGCGCGGGCCGTGGACGGTTCGCTGGACTTCACCAGTCCGCTCGTCTACGACTCCTCCGACGGCGACTCGGCCGGGCATGTCCCGGTCGGCGTCGTGGTCGCCGACTCCGCGCCGCCGCCACCGATCAGCAAGCCGGTGCACTGGGGCGAGACGGTCATCTACGAGCTGCACACGAAGGGGTTCACGAAGCTGCATCCCGACGTACCCGAGCACCAGCGCGGCACGTACGCCGGTCTCGCGCATCCGTCGGTGATCAACTATCTGACCGAGCTCGGCGTGACGTCGGTCGAACTGTTGCCGATCCATCACTTCCTCACCGAGCCGGCGATCGCGGCCCGCGGCCTGCCGAACTACTGGGGCTACAACACACTGGGCTTCTTCGCGCCGCACGCGCCGTTCTCGTCGTCCGGTTCGCGCGGTGAGCAGGTGGCCGAGTTCAAGGCGATGGTCGCCGCGTTCCATGCCGCTGGCATCGAAGTGATCCTCGACGTGGTCTACAACCACACCGCCGAGGGCGGCTTCGACGGGCCGACGCTGAGCTTCCGCGGGATCGACAACCGCACGTACTACCGGCTGGCCCACGGGGCCGCGATGTACGACGTGACCGGCACCGGCAACTCGGTCGACACGTCGCACCCGCACGTCCGGCAACTGGTGATGGACTCACTGCGGTACTGGGTCGAGGAGATGGGCGTCGACGGGTTCCGGTTCGACCTCGCCGTCACGCTGGTGCGCAACGAGCGGCACGAGGTCGACATCCCCGACCACCCGTTCCTGGCCGAGGTCGCGGCCGACCCGGTGCTCGGCCGGGTGAAGCTGATCGCCGAGCCGTGGGACGTCGGGCCGTTCGGCTACCAGGTGGGCAACTTCGGGCCGCCGTGGTCGGAGTGGAACGGCAAGTTCCGCGACAGCGTCCGCGACGTCTGGCGCAACACCTCCGACGGCGTGAAGGACCTCGCCTACCGGCTCTCCGGATCCAGCGACCTGTACGGCGACGACGGGCGCTACCCGTACGCGTCGATCAACTTCTTGACCGCGCACGACGGGTTCACCCTGCGGGACCTGGTCAGCTACGACCACAAGCACAACGAGGCGAACCACGAGGACAACCGGGACGGGACCGACGACAACCGGTCCTGGAACTGCGGCGTCGAGGGCGAGACCGACGACGCCGGCGTCGTTGCCTTGCGCAAGCAGCAGATGGCGAACCTGATGTCCACGCTGATCCTGTCCACCGGCGTGCCGATGATCACCGCCGGGGACGAGTGCGGGCGGACGCAGGACGGCAACAACAACGCGTACTGCCAGGACAGCGAGATCTCCTGGTTCGACTGGTCGCTGCCGAGCACCTGGTCCGACCACCTCGACCTGACCAAGAAGCTACTGTCCCTCCGCGCTGCACACCCCGCACTGCGGCAGTGGCACTACTTCTCCGGACAGCCTGTCGTGTCCGGCGGCCGCAAGGACCTGTCGTGGATCGCCCCGCACGGCGGCGAGATGACCGACGCGGACTGGTTCGACGGGAACCTGCGGACGATCGGCATGTTCCTGCGCGGTGACGCCCTACGAGCCACCGACGCAGAGGGCAACGCCCTGACCGACAGCTCGTTCCTACTCGCCTTGAACGCGACATCGGAAACCCGACCGGTCGTCGTACCGGACGCATCATGGGCACCCGCCTACGAGGTAGTACTGGACACCAGCAACAGCATGGTCACCGAGGTAGAGGCCGGCGCAACAGTGCCCCTCGGCCCCCGCTGCCTGGTCCTGCTGCGCGCTCTCTGA
- a CDS encoding sensor histidine kinase: MASAVGRIITVRTVFLILGLVFGVCTLVLAQQAPEHSFSGGSWPGRVAELAVGWALAAAGFAAAGRHPAASFGPALTAVGFAWFLLEWNNPGVGSAIVFTVGLVTYAGCAPLVAYAVLSYRAVQLSAADRLAVATLFAGAFIGLGLVPAVLTDPAAAGCATCPGNLLLVHADASAAGTVSRVGLGLTVAGVLAAAALTVRQLLRSSVVRRRTIAPVVIPGIAYLTLVAWSGMHSWGRGYLSNDPVDRGLWFGQGAALVALVLGVAAQGVRARRARSAVARLVVEVAGSPPPGGLRDALADLLGDSSLKVLYEVADGRLVDGRGRPSATAAGQAVTRLVRRGETVALVTHRPGLLDDPQLADEITGAAHLALEHERLQAETVAQLEDLRSSSARLVEAGDAERRRLERDLHDGAQQRLIALALSLRLMALRSDSSSKRLHEAEAHVKAALDDLREIAHGLYPNALADEGLAAALEMLVEGHPIRIVLGSLPDGRFDPPVESAAYFVVAETLNRSYQSRLATVHAAQTNGRLVVDIETDGQPPRDLTDLEDRVGTLSGQLLVERLRTGGTRIHAEVPCAS; this comes from the coding sequence ATGGCGTCCGCCGTCGGACGGATCATCACCGTCCGGACCGTGTTCCTGATCCTCGGGCTGGTGTTCGGGGTCTGCACACTCGTCCTCGCGCAGCAGGCCCCGGAGCACTCGTTCAGTGGCGGTTCGTGGCCAGGCCGAGTCGCCGAGCTGGCCGTCGGGTGGGCGCTTGCCGCCGCCGGGTTCGCCGCAGCCGGACGGCATCCGGCCGCATCCTTCGGACCGGCGCTCACGGCTGTGGGATTCGCCTGGTTCCTCCTCGAATGGAACAACCCGGGGGTGGGTTCGGCAATCGTGTTCACGGTCGGACTGGTCACCTACGCCGGCTGCGCGCCGTTGGTGGCTTACGCCGTCCTCTCGTACCGGGCGGTCCAGCTCTCCGCAGCAGATCGGTTGGCCGTGGCAACCTTGTTCGCCGGCGCGTTCATCGGCCTCGGTCTGGTTCCGGCCGTGCTGACCGATCCGGCCGCCGCGGGGTGCGCGACGTGCCCCGGCAATCTTCTGCTCGTGCACGCCGACGCATCGGCGGCCGGGACCGTGAGTCGCGTCGGCCTCGGGCTCACCGTCGCCGGAGTCCTGGCAGCCGCGGCGTTGACCGTTCGGCAACTGCTCCGCTCGTCGGTCGTACGGCGACGGACGATCGCGCCGGTTGTCATTCCAGGGATCGCTTACCTGACGCTGGTCGCGTGGTCGGGGATGCACTCGTGGGGACGGGGATACCTGAGCAACGATCCGGTGGATCGGGGTCTCTGGTTCGGGCAAGGCGCGGCACTCGTCGCGCTGGTCCTGGGCGTCGCGGCTCAAGGGGTGCGCGCGAGGCGAGCTCGTTCGGCCGTCGCGCGGCTCGTGGTGGAGGTCGCCGGATCGCCACCGCCAGGCGGCCTCCGCGACGCACTTGCCGATCTGCTCGGGGACTCATCGTTGAAGGTGCTGTACGAAGTGGCCGACGGCCGGCTGGTCGACGGCCGGGGGCGGCCGTCGGCGACAGCTGCCGGGCAGGCCGTCACCCGGTTGGTACGTCGCGGCGAGACGGTAGCGCTGGTCACACATCGCCCCGGGCTGCTGGACGATCCCCAACTGGCAGACGAGATCACGGGCGCTGCTCACCTCGCCCTGGAACATGAACGGCTGCAGGCCGAGACCGTTGCACAACTGGAGGATCTGCGGTCGTCGAGCGCGCGCCTCGTCGAGGCCGGTGACGCCGAACGGCGCCGGCTGGAACGCGACCTGCACGACGGCGCCCAGCAGCGACTGATCGCACTCGCACTGTCACTACGGCTGATGGCCCTGCGATCCGACAGTAGTTCCAAGCGACTCCACGAAGCGGAGGCACACGTGAAGGCGGCGCTGGACGACCTCCGCGAGATCGCGCACGGCCTCTATCCCAACGCACTCGCCGACGAAGGACTGGCAGCGGCTCTCGAGATGCTGGTGGAAGGACACCCGATCCGGATCGTTCTCGGTTCGCTGCCCGATGGCCGGTTCGATCCTCCGGTCGAGTCGGCGGCGTACTTCGTCGTCGCCGAAACGCTGAACCGCAGCTACCAGAGCCGGCTGGCGACCGTGCACGCCGCGCAGACGAACGGGCGCCTCGTGGTCGACATCGAGACGGACGGACAGCCGCCCCGTGATCTGACCGATCTCGAGGATCGCGTCGGTACGCTGTCCGGGCAGCTACTGGTGGAACGCCTGCGCACCGGCGGCACCCGGATCCATGCGGAGGTACCGTGCGCGTCGTAG